In a genomic window of Schistocerca gregaria isolate iqSchGreg1 chromosome 5, iqSchGreg1.2, whole genome shotgun sequence:
- the LOC126272129 gene encoding peroxiredoxin-6-like yields MKLESVVPNFKAPSTQGPLDFYKWKGDSWCVLFSHPADFTPVCTTELGRIAVHNPEFQKRGVKLLALSCDKLKDHVDWVNDIKSYCKDIPGDFPYPIVSDETRELAVKLDMIDERDKDNVEKAMTVRAMYVIGPDNRLRLSMVYPASCGRNVDELLRVIDSLQLTDRLKVVATPANWTPGTKVMILPHVPDQDLPKLFPGGVERVSMPSGNNYVRTTTDY; encoded by the exons ATGAAGCTTGAGAGCGTCGTCCCCAACTTCAAGGCGCCCTCCACGCAGGGGCCGCTGGACTTCTACAAGTGGAAAGGCGACTC ATGGTGTGTTCTGTTCTCACACCCGGCAGACTTCACGCCGGTGTGTACCACAGAGCTGGGCCGCATCGCTGTCCACAACCCGGAGTTCCAGAAGCGAGGAGTCAAGCTGCTGGCGCTCTCCTGTGACAAGCTCAAGGACCACGTGGACTGGGTCAAT GACATCAAGTCGTACTGCAAGGACATTCCCGGCGACTTCCCGTACCCCATCGTGTCCGACGAGACGCGCGAGCTGGCCGTCAAGCTGGACATGATCGACGAGCGCGACAAGGACAACGTGGAGAAGGCGATGACGGTGAGGGCCATGTACGTCATCGGGCCGGACAACCGGCTGCGCCTCTCCATGGTGTACCCCGCGTCCTGCGGCCGGAACGTCGA TGAGCTGCTGCGCGTGATCGACTCCCTGCAGCTGACGGACCGGCTGAAGGTGGTGGCCACCCCCGCCAACTGGACGCCCGGCACCAAGGTGATGATCCTGCCCCACGTGCCCGACCAAGACCTGCCCAAGCTCTTCCCCGGCGGCGTCGAGCGCGTCTCCATGCCCTCCGGCAACAACTACGTGCGCACCACCACCGACTACTGA